One window of Oscillibacter hominis genomic DNA carries:
- the murD gene encoding UDP-N-acetylmuramoyl-L-alanine--D-glutamate ligase — protein MNLQEYLHSIQDKTVAVIGIGVSNTPLLELLAKSGISVTACDKKDREALGETADRLESMGVQLKLGPRYLRGLRQDIIFRTPGLRPDVPELLEARERGSVITSEMEVFFEVCPCPILAVSGSDGKTTTTTVISEFLKKEGKRVYVGGNIGHPLLAEADQMRPDDVAVLELSSFQLMTMKRSPHVAVLTNLAPNHLDVHKDMAEYVAAKENLFLHQSDDDLAVFNRDNKITYELSKEARGRVRLFSRTCELEEGVFLRDDAIICRSGGVEREVLKTEDIFLPGVHNIENYMAAIAAVDGLVSDETIREVARTFQGVEHRIELVRTLRGVRYYNDSIASSPSRTIAGLRSFPEKVILIAGGYDKHIPFGVLGPEIVEHVKLLILCGATADQIRAAVVGAPNYRQGCPEMVEVHTLQEAVETASNRAVSGDVVTLSPACAAFDQFPNFMVRGTVFKSIVNDLK, from the coding sequence ATGAATCTTCAGGAATATCTCCACTCCATTCAGGATAAAACCGTAGCAGTGATTGGCATCGGCGTCAGCAACACTCCGCTTTTGGAGCTGCTGGCCAAGTCCGGCATTTCTGTGACCGCCTGCGATAAAAAAGATCGGGAGGCCTTGGGAGAAACGGCTGACCGCCTGGAATCCATGGGCGTCCAGCTTAAACTGGGCCCCAGATACCTCAGAGGCCTCCGCCAGGACATCATCTTCCGTACGCCCGGCCTGCGCCCCGATGTCCCGGAGCTGTTGGAGGCAAGGGAGCGGGGCAGCGTCATCACATCGGAGATGGAGGTCTTCTTTGAAGTCTGCCCCTGCCCCATCCTTGCCGTTTCCGGCAGCGACGGCAAAACCACCACCACCACGGTGATCTCCGAATTTTTGAAAAAAGAGGGGAAGCGGGTCTATGTGGGCGGGAACATCGGGCACCCGCTCCTGGCGGAAGCAGACCAGATGCGCCCGGACGACGTGGCGGTCCTGGAGCTCTCCTCCTTCCAGCTGATGACCATGAAGCGCAGCCCCCATGTGGCAGTGCTGACCAATCTGGCTCCCAACCACCTGGACGTACACAAGGATATGGCGGAGTATGTGGCGGCCAAGGAAAACCTCTTCCTCCACCAGTCCGACGACGATCTGGCCGTCTTCAACCGGGACAACAAGATCACCTACGAGCTCTCCAAGGAGGCAAGGGGGCGTGTGCGGCTCTTTTCACGCACCTGTGAGTTGGAGGAGGGCGTCTTCCTGCGAGATGACGCTATCATCTGCCGCTCCGGCGGAGTAGAGCGTGAAGTGCTGAAAACAGAGGATATTTTTCTGCCGGGCGTGCATAATATCGAAAACTATATGGCCGCCATCGCGGCGGTGGACGGCCTGGTCTCCGACGAAACCATCCGGGAGGTTGCAAGGACCTTCCAGGGTGTGGAGCACCGCATCGAGCTGGTGCGCACCCTCCGGGGTGTCCGCTACTACAACGATTCCATTGCCAGCAGCCCCTCCCGCACCATCGCGGGGCTCCGCTCCTTTCCGGAAAAGGTCATCCTGATTGCCGGAGGCTATGATAAACACATCCCCTTTGGGGTGTTGGGGCCTGAAATCGTGGAGCATGTCAAGCTGCTGATCCTCTGCGGCGCTACGGCCGATCAAATCCGCGCCGCCGTGGTGGGCGCCCCGAATTATCGGCAGGGCTGCCCGGAGATGGTGGAGGTCCACACCCTTCAGGAAGCAGTGGAGACTGCGTCCAATCGTGCGGTTTCCGGGGATGTGGTGACGCTTTCACCGGCCTGCGCGGCCTTTGACCAGTTCCCCAATTTCATGGTGCGGGGAACCGTGTTCAAATCCATTGTCAATGATTTGAAATAA
- the yunB gene encoding sporulation protein YunB, whose protein sequence is MRGYFFYRYRLSRKKSALLLFFLVSALLAIALLTATFQLRPILSSMATARVSNTVTRVVTEAVNQTIDSGEIDYSDLVSFEKDNEGKVTAVKSNMAEFNRLQSKILDRVLEKLSEVSTKELSIPLGSLTGSALLSGRGPLITVKMQSVGSSSASLENVFTSAGINQTRHQIQLNVDVVASILMPGFSTATKVSNSFVVAETVIVGSVPESYTYFNSDAPIDEDAREFILNGN, encoded by the coding sequence ATGCGCGGATATTTTTTCTACCGATACCGGCTGAGCCGGAAGAAATCGGCGCTGCTGCTGTTTTTTCTTGTGTCGGCCCTGCTGGCCATCGCGCTGCTGACGGCCACGTTCCAACTCAGGCCCATCCTGAGCAGCATGGCCACGGCCCGCGTCTCCAACACGGTGACCAGGGTGGTTACGGAGGCAGTGAACCAGACCATCGACAGCGGGGAGATCGACTACAGCGATCTGGTGTCTTTTGAAAAGGACAACGAGGGAAAGGTGACGGCGGTCAAAAGCAATATGGCTGAATTCAACCGCCTCCAGTCCAAGATTTTGGACCGGGTGCTGGAAAAGCTCTCGGAGGTCTCCACCAAGGAGCTGTCCATCCCCTTGGGCAGCTTGACCGGTTCCGCGCTGCTCTCGGGCCGTGGGCCGCTGATTACGGTTAAAATGCAGTCTGTGGGGTCGTCGTCGGCATCGTTGGAGAACGTCTTTACCTCCGCGGGAATCAACCAGACGCGGCATCAGATTCAGCTCAATGTGGATGTGGTCGCCAGCATCCTGATGCCTGGTTTTTCCACTGCCACCAAGGTGAGCAACTCCTTTGTGGTGGCGGAGACCGTGATCGTGGGGTCGGTGCCGGAGTCCTACACCTATTTCAATTCAGACGCGCCCATTGACGAGGATGCCAGGGAATTTATTTTGAACGGGAATTGA
- the ligA gene encoding NAD-dependent DNA ligase LigA — protein sequence MDYREEMKKLRDTLNEHGYRYYVLDDPIIQDYEYDQLLRRLEDLEKDHPEEITPDSPTQRIGGRTLEGFDTVTHEVPLESLQDVFSPEEVEEFCQRMENQLGSDVEYTVEPKVDGLSVALEYRDGAFFRGATRGDGRVGEDVTENLRTIMSIPMTLPEKLPKLIVRGEVYMSRSVFEELNAVREQNGEPLMANPRNAAAGSLRQLDPKTAAKRRLDIQVFNLQLAEGKEFASHTETLSYLESQHFKVIPYRAVSQVPECQQEIVRLNEERLQFPFEIDGAVVKVNSLRARESLGSTSKNPKWAIAYKYPPEKKPSKVVDITVQVGRTGVLTPKATLEPVHLAGTTVTSASLHNQDYIAEKDIRIGDTVIVQKAGEIIPEIVEVDFFKRPKGTTPYQFPEVCPVCGAPVFRDTDGAAIRCTGAECPAQLLQNLTHFASRDAMDIDGLGPAVLQQMIEAKLVSNAADLYDLKAPEIAQLERMGAKSADNTVAAIEKSKGNDLSRLLYALGIRQVGVKAAKVLSSHFRSYDALAQSTLEELTEIEDIGAVTAQFILDWVQSPQSKDLIERLKQAGVNMESVNQMVDDRFSGMTFVLTGTLSKFTRDEAAALIEERGGKSAGSVSKKTTYVVAGESAGSKLKKAQDLGVPVLTEEEFEELLR from the coding sequence ATGGACTATCGTGAGGAAATGAAAAAGCTGCGGGATACGCTGAACGAGCATGGATACCGCTACTATGTTTTGGACGATCCCATCATCCAGGATTATGAATACGACCAGCTGCTCCGGCGGCTGGAGGATTTGGAGAAGGACCACCCGGAGGAAATCACGCCGGACTCTCCCACCCAGCGGATCGGCGGCCGGACGCTGGAGGGCTTTGACACCGTGACCCATGAGGTGCCCCTGGAGAGTTTGCAGGATGTGTTCTCTCCGGAGGAGGTGGAAGAGTTCTGCCAGCGGATGGAGAATCAGTTGGGCAGCGATGTGGAATACACGGTAGAGCCCAAGGTCGACGGGCTTTCCGTGGCGCTGGAATACCGGGACGGGGCCTTTTTCCGGGGTGCCACCCGGGGCGACGGCCGGGTGGGGGAGGATGTCACGGAGAACCTGCGCACCATCATGTCAATTCCCATGACGCTGCCGGAAAAGCTCCCGAAGCTGATCGTCCGGGGCGAGGTCTACATGTCCCGCAGCGTATTTGAGGAGCTCAACGCCGTTCGGGAACAAAATGGGGAGCCGCTCATGGCAAACCCCAGAAATGCGGCCGCCGGCTCCCTGCGCCAGTTAGACCCCAAAACCGCGGCAAAGCGGCGGCTGGACATCCAGGTTTTCAACCTTCAGCTTGCTGAGGGGAAGGAATTCGCCTCCCACACCGAAACGCTGTCCTACCTGGAAAGCCAGCACTTTAAGGTGATCCCCTATCGGGCGGTATCCCAGGTGCCTGAATGCCAGCAGGAGATCGTGCGGCTGAACGAAGAGCGGCTCCAGTTCCCGTTTGAAATCGACGGCGCTGTGGTCAAGGTCAACAGCCTGAGGGCCAGGGAATCTCTTGGCAGTACGTCCAAAAACCCCAAGTGGGCCATTGCCTACAAATATCCGCCGGAGAAGAAACCCTCCAAAGTGGTGGATATTACAGTGCAGGTGGGCCGCACGGGTGTGCTGACGCCCAAGGCCACCTTGGAGCCGGTCCATCTGGCCGGAACCACCGTTACCAGCGCCTCGCTGCACAACCAGGATTATATTGCGGAAAAGGATATCCGGATCGGGGATACGGTCATCGTGCAAAAGGCCGGCGAGATCATCCCGGAGATCGTGGAGGTGGACTTTTTCAAGCGCCCCAAAGGGACGACGCCCTATCAGTTCCCGGAGGTATGCCCCGTCTGCGGCGCTCCGGTTTTCCGGGACACTGACGGCGCCGCCATCCGCTGCACCGGAGCGGAGTGCCCGGCCCAGCTTCTGCAGAACCTGACGCACTTTGCAAGCCGGGACGCCATGGACATCGACGGCCTGGGGCCCGCAGTCCTGCAGCAGATGATCGAGGCAAAGCTGGTCTCCAACGCCGCAGACCTCTACGACCTGAAGGCGCCAGAGATTGCCCAGCTGGAGCGGATGGGCGCCAAATCCGCCGACAACACGGTGGCTGCCATTGAAAAATCCAAGGGCAACGACCTCTCTCGGCTGCTTTACGCCTTAGGCATCCGCCAAGTTGGGGTGAAGGCCGCAAAGGTGCTTTCCTCCCACTTCAGAAGCTATGACGCCCTTGCCCAGTCCACGTTGGAGGAGCTGACGGAGATCGAGGATATCGGAGCCGTCACGGCCCAGTTCATCCTGGACTGGGTACAGAGCCCCCAGTCTAAGGATCTGATCGAACGTCTGAAACAGGCCGGCGTCAATATGGAAAGCGTCAACCAGATGGTGGATGACCGCTTTTCCGGCATGACGTTCGTCCTGACCGGGACGCTGAGCAAATTCACCCGGGACGAAGCCGCCGCGCTGATCGAAGAGCGGGGCGGGAAGTCCGCCGGATCGGTCTCCAAGAAGACCACCTATGTGGTGGCCGGTGAGTCGGCGGGTTCCAAGCTGAAAAAAGCCCAAGACCTGGGCGTTCCCGTACTGACGGAAGAGGAATTTGAAGAGCTGCTGCGCTGA
- a CDS encoding DUF4129 domain-containing protein, whose product MREKNPLPALATLFSAACIFCTLYYLMTLGQRAPSPYYPQVLMLYALGLYGLDRAFLHQEHTMRSYALLNGGMGTALFLSVLLSGSETGWVSLLFVGIICLWLTILGAQLAMEPPKLSHLILCLDLSLILLVLFTGYLSLTGASPLWGIPIAAGCAAAILGIISHRTGSQMGARGWGMVALMFLVIFALVWLLVSFAAAPAGQGLVALWSAAVAGVKLIGNLIWKILLFLCSLMPMGEEGILPLEPGTASLPEAAQESAEANPAVLIVLAVLCAALGLVLLVWLLRQLGKLRIGGKAARAMPAAPLRRRVSLLAGLKRLLTSWRRWIHLRLLLWRMRDMPAGVYYCLVRRCRSGPWRKKPGETPRDFLLRLQRGADPELSAALEELIPAVDESLFGRSAPQLVPQARLIRRRIGAAVLHQAFKSFQVRMRELKSIEKDDSQSIST is encoded by the coding sequence ATGCGTGAAAAGAATCCCCTCCCCGCTTTGGCCACGCTGTTTTCCGCCGCCTGCATCTTCTGCACCCTTTACTACCTGATGACGCTGGGGCAGCGGGCTCCGAGCCCCTACTACCCCCAAGTTCTCATGCTCTATGCTCTGGGGCTCTACGGACTGGATCGAGCCTTTTTACACCAAGAGCACACCATGCGCTCCTATGCGCTCCTCAATGGAGGCATGGGAACTGCCCTGTTCCTCTCCGTCCTGCTTTCAGGCAGCGAAACCGGATGGGTGTCGCTGCTTTTTGTGGGGATCATCTGCCTCTGGCTGACGATACTTGGCGCCCAGCTGGCCATGGAGCCGCCGAAGCTGTCCCATCTGATCCTGTGCCTGGACCTCAGCCTGATATTGTTGGTGCTGTTCACCGGCTACCTCTCGCTCACCGGGGCCTCCCCCCTCTGGGGCATTCCCATTGCCGCCGGATGCGCCGCGGCCATTTTGGGCATCATCTCCCACCGGACCGGCAGCCAGATGGGAGCGCGGGGATGGGGAATGGTAGCGCTCATGTTTCTGGTGATCTTTGCCCTGGTTTGGCTGCTGGTCAGCTTTGCAGCCGCTCCGGCGGGCCAGGGATTGGTGGCACTGTGGAGCGCTGCCGTTGCCGGCGTTAAGCTCATAGGGAATCTGATATGGAAGATTCTGCTCTTCCTGTGCTCCCTGATGCCAATGGGCGAGGAAGGCATACTGCCGCTGGAGCCCGGAACCGCCTCCCTTCCCGAGGCGGCGCAGGAGAGCGCGGAGGCGAATCCGGCAGTGCTGATCGTCTTGGCGGTTCTCTGCGCCGCGCTGGGGCTGGTCCTGCTTGTCTGGTTGCTGCGCCAGTTGGGAAAGCTGCGGATTGGAGGAAAGGCGGCACGGGCCATGCCCGCAGCTCCGCTGCGCCGGCGTGTCTCCCTTTTAGCAGGGCTGAAGCGGCTATTAACTTCCTGGCGCCGCTGGATACACCTGCGGCTTCTCCTGTGGCGGATGCGGGACATGCCGGCTGGGGTGTACTATTGCCTGGTCCGGCGATGCCGCTCAGGCCCTTGGCGGAAGAAACCCGGAGAAACGCCAAGGGACTTCCTTCTCCGGCTGCAGCGCGGAGCCGACCCGGAGCTGTCCGCAGCATTGGAGGAGCTGATTCCAGCAGTGGATGAATCGCTGTTCGGCCGCAGTGCGCCGCAGCTTGTTCCCCAGGCGCGGCTGATCCGGCGCCGCATAGGGGCGGCGGTCCTTCATCAGGCCTTCAAAAGTTTTCAAGTGCGGATGAGGGAGTTGAAAAGCATTGAAAAAGATGACTCGCAGTCCATTTCGACTTGA
- a CDS encoding DUF58 domain-containing protein, with the protein MRDKPIFSRSSNLVSLPALGLELLFCVLAAFFGQRQLAAALMFVFLLSGISRLWAALSLRRVSVSVSGASRGLFPGETAIFEMEVRNEKFLPVIWLEIFFPLAKSLCLTPEDSRPPDDWEAPALERSGASTTLVGERRFSFLLWYETLRFQSRWSANCRGVYSVEGWRLRTGDGFGLAQVERSIENDRRFAVYPRLIDVAPDLFLRNLWNAESGTRGVMEDPTIIRSTRDYMTTDSLKHMNWRLAAQGLPLTVNVYEEILPQTVHFLFDGESFSGSAPHPEEMEDALSILASELVLLSERQVPCGLSLCRGAGCEPVNLFPASSSIEELLCALAAYQPMEPKRDADSGNILSQPPDFDTDVLYEAAGSVGRFYYISYDIASLTGRPLLRRLDHTCMSLLTYCEPEPYGEFETVCLCGLKEGRNHA; encoded by the coding sequence ATGAGGGATAAACCGATTTTTAGCCGCTCCAGCAACCTGGTCTCCCTGCCGGCTCTGGGGCTGGAACTGCTTTTTTGCGTGTTGGCGGCATTTTTTGGACAGAGGCAGCTGGCCGCCGCACTGATGTTCGTCTTCCTCCTCTCCGGAATCTCCCGGCTGTGGGCCGCTCTTTCATTGCGGAGGGTCTCCGTCTCTGTCTCTGGCGCCAGCCGGGGCCTATTCCCGGGCGAGACGGCTATTTTTGAGATGGAGGTGCGGAATGAGAAATTCCTGCCTGTGATCTGGCTGGAGATTTTCTTTCCCCTGGCGAAAAGCCTCTGTCTGACGCCGGAGGACAGCCGGCCTCCCGATGACTGGGAGGCTCCTGCGCTGGAACGCAGCGGCGCTTCCACCACTCTGGTGGGTGAGCGGCGGTTTTCCTTTCTCCTCTGGTATGAAACCCTCCGTTTTCAGAGCCGCTGGAGCGCAAACTGCCGGGGCGTCTATTCCGTGGAGGGCTGGCGGCTGCGCACCGGCGATGGATTCGGCTTGGCCCAGGTGGAGCGGTCCATCGAAAACGATAGGCGGTTTGCGGTATATCCCAGGCTTATCGACGTGGCGCCGGACCTTTTTTTGCGCAATCTCTGGAATGCGGAGAGCGGCACACGGGGCGTGATGGAGGATCCAACCATCATACGCTCCACCCGGGACTACATGACCACCGACTCCCTCAAGCACATGAACTGGCGCCTGGCGGCTCAGGGACTTCCCCTGACAGTGAATGTCTATGAGGAAATCCTGCCTCAAACGGTCCACTTCCTGTTTGACGGGGAGAGCTTCAGCGGCAGTGCTCCGCATCCGGAGGAGATGGAGGATGCCCTTAGCATTCTCGCCTCCGAGCTTGTATTGCTTTCGGAGCGGCAGGTCCCCTGCGGGCTCAGCCTCTGCCGCGGAGCGGGCTGCGAGCCGGTCAATCTCTTTCCTGCCTCCTCCAGCATTGAGGAGCTGCTGTGTGCTCTGGCCGCTTACCAGCCTATGGAGCCAAAGCGGGACGCGGACTCCGGAAACATCCTTTCGCAGCCTCCCGACTTTGACACGGATGTGCTGTATGAGGCCGCGGGAAGCGTGGGCCGGTTCTATTACATCTCCTATGACATCGCCTCGCTGACCGGCCGGCCGCTGCTGCGGCGGTTGGACCACACCTGTATGTCTCTGCTCACCTACTGTGAGCCGGAGCCTTACGGAGAATTTGAGACGGTGTGCCTTTGCGGCTTAAAGGAGGGTCGGAACCATGCGTGA
- a CDS encoding AAA family ATPase, whose translation MDICKLSQDIQAETEKIIVGKSDRIRLIIMAVLANGHVLLDDLPGVGKTTLVKSISLALGCRSGRIQFVPDMLPSDIIGMQIFNQKTGDFEMRQGPIMTNLLLADEINRAIPRTQSALLEAMEERQISIDGQRFSLPSPFLVLATQNPVESESTFRLPAAQMDRFLIRISMGYPQPEEERQMLRSLGDEIPFDTVRAVTNDAELVEAQRQIAGIYLSDSVADYIVALADRTRSHPQLMMGASPRATRGLYRAAKAWAAMEGRDYVTPDDVKFLAHPVLEHRLILKSSARFSGKTSSKVLEEVLAQTEASPSLDTLDHEG comes from the coding sequence ATGGACATTTGCAAGCTATCCCAGGACATACAAGCTGAGACGGAAAAGATCATTGTGGGAAAATCCGACCGCATCCGCCTGATTATCATGGCTGTGCTGGCCAACGGCCATGTGCTTTTGGACGACCTTCCCGGCGTGGGCAAGACCACGCTGGTGAAGTCCATCTCCCTTGCCTTGGGCTGCCGTTCCGGGCGCATCCAGTTTGTGCCGGACATGCTGCCCAGCGACATCATCGGGATGCAGATTTTCAATCAGAAAACCGGTGACTTTGAAATGCGGCAGGGCCCCATCATGACCAACCTGCTCTTGGCCGATGAGATCAACAGGGCCATTCCCCGCACACAGTCCGCCCTGTTGGAGGCCATGGAAGAGCGGCAGATCTCCATTGACGGGCAGCGCTTTTCCCTGCCCTCCCCCTTCCTGGTGCTGGCCACCCAGAACCCTGTTGAATCGGAGAGTACGTTCCGCCTCCCTGCCGCACAAATGGACCGATTCCTGATCCGAATCAGTATGGGGTATCCCCAGCCGGAGGAAGAGCGGCAAATGCTCCGCAGCCTGGGAGACGAGATTCCCTTTGATACGGTGCGCGCCGTCACAAATGACGCGGAGCTGGTGGAAGCCCAGCGGCAGATTGCCGGCATTTACCTCTCCGATTCCGTGGCGGATTACATCGTGGCGCTTGCGGACAGGACCCGCAGCCATCCCCAGCTGATGATGGGGGCAAGCCCCCGCGCCACCCGCGGCCTCTATCGGGCCGCAAAGGCCTGGGCTGCCATGGAGGGGAGGGACTATGTGACCCCGGACGACGTAAAGTTTTTGGCCCATCCCGTGCTGGAACACCGCCTGATCTTAAAGAGCAGCGCCCGGTTCTCCGGCAAAACCTCCTCAAAGGTCCTGGAGGAGGTTTTGGCGCAAACCGAGGCGTCCCCCTCTCTGGACACACTGGATCATGAGGGATAA
- a CDS encoding manganese catalase family protein codes for MFLYEKKLQYPVRIKNTNPKLAALIISQYGGPHGELGASLRYLSQRYSMPYPELKGLLTDIGTEELGHLEMVGTVVHQLTRNLNADQIKQAGFDQYFVDHTAGVYPVAASGSPWSADTISVSGDTIADLTEDLAAEQKARLTYDNILRFTEDPDVRDVIKFLREREVVHFQRFGEGLRLLKDRLDEKNVYYMNPSFDK; via the coding sequence ATGTTTCTATATGAGAAAAAACTTCAGTACCCGGTTCGGATCAAGAACACCAACCCCAAGTTGGCTGCATTGATCATTTCGCAGTACGGTGGACCCCACGGGGAACTTGGCGCCTCCCTGCGTTACCTGAGCCAGAGATACTCCATGCCCTATCCTGAGCTGAAGGGGCTGCTGACCGATATCGGCACGGAAGAGCTGGGCCACCTGGAAATGGTGGGCACGGTTGTGCACCAGCTGACCCGCAACCTGAATGCCGATCAGATCAAACAAGCTGGCTTTGACCAGTACTTTGTGGACCACACCGCCGGCGTCTATCCCGTCGCTGCGTCCGGCTCCCCCTGGAGTGCTGACACGATTTCTGTCTCCGGCGACACCATTGCCGACTTGACGGAAGACCTGGCGGCTGAGCAGAAGGCCCGCCTCACCTATGATAACATTCTGCGCTTCACCGAAGACCCCGATGTCCGGGACGTCATCAAGTTCCTGCGTGAGCGCGAAGTCGTCCACTTCCAGCGCTTCGGCGAGGGCCTGCGGCTATTGAAAGACCGCTTGGATGAGAAGAATGTCTACTATATGAACCCGTCATTTGACAAGTAA
- a CDS encoding spore coat protein CotJB: MQPNPNTCSTGQGGLPGPCASLAYPFVSMQCNNPERYDQNKALATGTLFPGLDLPFHAAVTSNLKVNTALAELMALDFAIDELGLYLTTHPQDQEVLDLYWSYIKLANEGRKKYQEMYGPLLQTDLTPEEGYAWLNNPWPWEVGGND; this comes from the coding sequence TTGCAACCCAATCCCAACACTTGCAGCACGGGCCAGGGCGGGCTCCCCGGCCCCTGTGCTTCACTTGCCTATCCCTTTGTCTCCATGCAGTGCAACAATCCGGAGCGCTATGACCAGAATAAGGCCCTTGCCACCGGAACCTTGTTCCCCGGACTGGATCTGCCGTTTCATGCCGCTGTCACCAGCAACCTGAAGGTAAACACTGCGCTGGCAGAGCTGATGGCCCTGGATTTCGCCATTGACGAACTGGGCCTTTATCTGACCACCCATCCCCAGGATCAAGAGGTTTTGGATCTGTATTGGTCCTATATCAAGCTGGCGAATGAAGGCCGGAAGAAGTACCAGGAGATGTACGGCCCCCTTCTGCAGACGGACCTCACCCCGGAAGAGGGGTATGCCTGGCTGAACAATCCCTGGCCTTGGGAAGTAGGAGGAAATGACTGA
- a CDS encoding N-acetylmuramoyl-L-alanine amidase — translation MDELVLIIRKKHGVLAGLFCLFVAVLAVVLWQGRGQNAAVFAPGLSGPATVVIDPGHGGEDGGAVASNGTTESGINLAVALRLDDVMRFLGHETVMTRKEDISVYTEGAKTLHEKKVSDLKNRVAQINGTAGAVLISIHQNSMPSAPSVHGAQAFYNRAEGSTELAGAVQESLNQSINAEQGKTAKKIPDSIYLMKHVTCPSVIVECGFLSNTSETERLQTDAYQTALAVSIAAGYQRYLANEGTE, via the coding sequence GTGGATGAATTGGTATTGATTATTCGAAAAAAACACGGTGTGCTTGCTGGGCTGTTCTGTCTGTTTGTGGCTGTGTTGGCCGTTGTCTTGTGGCAGGGAAGGGGACAGAATGCAGCAGTCTTTGCCCCGGGTCTGAGCGGACCCGCTACGGTGGTCATCGATCCCGGGCATGGGGGCGAGGACGGCGGAGCTGTTGCATCGAATGGAACAACAGAGAGCGGCATCAATCTGGCAGTGGCGCTGCGCCTCGATGACGTGATGCGTTTTCTCGGCCATGAAACGGTGATGACCCGCAAAGAGGATATCTCCGTATACACGGAGGGCGCTAAGACTCTGCACGAAAAGAAGGTATCTGACCTGAAAAACCGGGTGGCCCAGATCAACGGGACAGCAGGAGCGGTGCTTATCAGCATTCATCAGAACAGCATGCCGTCGGCCCCCTCTGTCCACGGTGCCCAAGCCTTTTACAACCGGGCGGAGGGCAGCACCGAGCTGGCCGGTGCCGTACAGGAGAGTTTAAACCAGTCCATCAATGCAGAGCAGGGGAAAACGGCCAAAAAAATACCGGATTCCATTTACCTGATGAAGCATGTGACCTGCCCGTCGGTGATTGTGGAGTGCGGTTTTTTGTCTAACACGTCCGAAACGGAGCGCCTTCAGACCGATGCCTACCAGACGGCGCTGGCCGTATCCATCGCGGCGGGATACCAAAGATATTTAGCAAATGAGGGAACGGAATGA